The following proteins are encoded in a genomic region of Candidatus Effluviviaceae Genus I sp.:
- the nfi gene encoding deoxyribonuclease V, with protein MAAGSHPWTVSVQEAFRIQQDLRSRIRLEDDPGEPATIAGIDVAFSSEEQLLYAAIVVLDAGALTPVETVSAVQQPTFPYVPGLLTFREGPVVLEAYERLSSEPDLLMFDGQGIAHPRGLGLASHLGVLLDKPSIGCAKSRLVGEFKEPKQKRGSMRTLSYERRKVGVVLRTRDNTRPLFVSPGHRVTVETAAARVLAATRGFRTPEPTRLADIEAERAKRERRR; from the coding sequence ATGGCGGCGGGGTCTCACCCTTGGACGGTCTCCGTCCAGGAAGCGTTCCGGATCCAGCAGGACCTCAGAAGCAGGATCAGACTCGAGGACGATCCGGGCGAACCCGCGACGATCGCCGGCATTGACGTTGCCTTCTCCAGCGAGGAGCAGCTTCTCTACGCGGCGATCGTCGTTCTGGACGCAGGCGCGCTCACGCCCGTCGAGACGGTCTCCGCCGTCCAGCAGCCGACGTTCCCCTACGTGCCCGGCCTCCTCACGTTCCGCGAGGGGCCGGTCGTGCTCGAGGCGTACGAGAGGCTGTCGTCGGAGCCCGACCTCCTGATGTTCGACGGTCAGGGCATCGCGCACCCGCGCGGCCTCGGCCTCGCCTCGCACCTGGGCGTTCTCCTGGACAAGCCGTCCATCGGCTGCGCGAAGTCGCGTCTCGTCGGCGAGTTCAAGGAGCCGAAGCAGAAGCGCGGCTCGATGCGGACGCTCAGCTACGAGCGGCGGAAGGTCGGCGTCGTCCTCCGCACGCGCGACAACACGAGGCCCCTCTTCGTCTCTCCGGGTCACCGCGTCACGGTCGAAACGGCGGCCGCGCGGGTCCTGGCGGCGACGCGGGGGTTCCGGACTCCCGAGCCGACCCGGCTGGCCGACATCGAGGCCGAACGGGCGAAACGGGAGCGGAGGCGGTAG
- a CDS encoding MBL fold metallo-hydrolase, which yields MATDRPGLGNPEVVDFQNGVHAVLGMETVDGVHAANVGVITTPRTIVFVNSGQTEAQADFVWSLAQSRAPAREMLYLVLTHHHLDHCFAASFFDERHALIYAHRSFLECMAEMRKHLGAADYQEMLCAFLKIDADRCRRIVGPVHPVTPHRHVGEEVSLAINGEEVQILHLPGHARCELVVYHPRTRTLFAGDAVNEKAGPVTLFGDSKDWRRWVIGLERLRKLEIERIVPGHGKVCGPGVLDAHIETLEKRIAAAG from the coding sequence ATGGCCACCGACCGGCCGGGACTCGGGAACCCCGAGGTCGTCGACTTCCAGAACGGCGTGCACGCCGTGCTCGGGATGGAGACGGTCGACGGGGTGCACGCGGCCAACGTCGGCGTCATCACGACGCCGCGCACCATCGTGTTCGTCAACTCGGGACAGACCGAGGCGCAGGCGGACTTCGTGTGGAGCCTCGCGCAGAGCCGCGCGCCCGCGCGAGAGATGCTCTACCTCGTCCTCACGCACCATCACCTCGACCACTGCTTCGCCGCGAGCTTCTTCGACGAGCGTCACGCGCTCATCTACGCGCACAGGTCGTTCCTCGAGTGCATGGCCGAGATGCGCAAGCACCTCGGCGCCGCGGACTACCAGGAGATGCTCTGCGCGTTCCTGAAGATCGACGCCGACAGGTGCCGTCGCATCGTCGGCCCCGTCCACCCCGTCACGCCGCATCGCCACGTCGGCGAGGAGGTCTCGCTCGCGATCAACGGCGAGGAGGTCCAGATCCTGCACCTCCCCGGCCACGCCCGCTGCGAGCTCGTCGTGTACCACCCGAGGACGCGGACGCTCTTCGCGGGCGATGCCGTCAACGAGAAGGCCGGGCCCGTGACGCTCTTCGGCGACTCGAAGGACTGGCGGCGCTGGGTCATCGGGCTCGAGAGGCTCAGGAAGCTCGAGATCGAGAGGATCGTGCCGGGCCACGGGAAGGTCTGCGGCCCCGGCGTGCTCGACGCTCACATCGAGACGCTGGAGAAGAGGATCGCGGCGGCTGGATAG
- a CDS encoding right-handed parallel beta-helix repeat-containing protein codes for MTRRVVAVLMTVMACAGGAARATDVTANILTDTTWTVAGSPWVIKRNVQVRLGATLTIEPGATVAFDGFYRLETDNTKPAPSIVALGTDDNRITFTSNLPSPTVGSWNMVAVVDSSSSSAFRHCVFEYATEGLRVIAGDAQIERCSFSNCQTGIYLQYSSPSITGTSIVNCTVAGIQCQFKSTRPEIHDCYLDNRSGGAYNVRLANYDGGGFVYINAEYNWWGTSVEFGDQGIRASIWDNVDDVNIKGVVIYTPWYTEPAVETTSWGAIKALFKG; via the coding sequence ATGACGCGGCGGGTGGTGGCGGTGCTCATGACAGTGATGGCGTGCGCAGGCGGGGCCGCGCGGGCGACCGATGTCACCGCGAACATCCTCACGGACACGACGTGGACGGTCGCGGGGAGCCCCTGGGTGATCAAGAGGAACGTCCAGGTGCGGCTTGGTGCGACGCTCACCATCGAGCCGGGCGCCACGGTGGCGTTCGACGGGTTCTACCGGTTGGAGACGGACAACACGAAGCCCGCCCCGTCCATCGTCGCGCTCGGAACGGACGACAACCGCATCACGTTCACATCCAATCTCCCGAGCCCCACGGTCGGCAGCTGGAACATGGTGGCGGTCGTGGACTCGTCGTCGTCCTCGGCATTCCGCCACTGCGTGTTCGAGTACGCGACCGAGGGACTGCGCGTCATCGCCGGCGATGCCCAGATCGAGCGCTGCTCCTTCAGCAACTGCCAGACCGGGATCTACCTCCAGTACTCCAGCCCGTCGATCACGGGCACGAGCATCGTGAACTGCACGGTGGCGGGGATACAGTGCCAGTTCAAGTCGACGCGGCCGGAGATCCACGACTGCTATCTGGACAACCGCAGCGGGGGTGCGTACAACGTCCGGCTGGCGAACTACGACGGCGGCGGCTTCGTGTACATCAACGCCGAGTACAACTGGTGGGGGACGAGCGTCGAGTTTGGGGACCAGGGGATCCGCGCGAGCATCTGGGACAACGTCGACGACGTCAACATCAAGGGCGTGGTCATCTACACCCCCTGGTACACCGAGCCTGCCGTGGAGACCACCAGCTGGGGCGCCATCAAGGCGCTGTTCAAGGGGTGA
- the acpS gene encoding holo-ACP synthase — protein sequence MVRAVGTDVVDIDHFERVVARSRPGFLHRLFTDQEIRYCERHRDRMASYAAVFAAKEAFLKALRTGLSPGMRWTDVEVVHERSGAPTVVARRRCAERLGAGRAHVSLSHSARSAHAVVVIEDGG from the coding sequence ATGGTCCGCGCGGTCGGAACCGACGTCGTGGACATCGACCACTTCGAGCGAGTCGTCGCGCGGTCGCGGCCCGGCTTCCTCCACCGGCTCTTCACCGACCAAGAGATCCGATACTGCGAGCGGCACAGGGACAGGATGGCCTCGTACGCGGCGGTGTTCGCGGCGAAGGAGGCCTTCCTCAAGGCCCTCAGGACCGGGCTCTCGCCCGGCATGCGCTGGACCGACGTCGAGGTGGTGCACGAGCGCAGCGGCGCGCCCACGGTCGTGGCGCGCCGCCGATGCGCCGAGCGCCTCGGCGCGGGACGGGCGCACGTGAGCCTCTCGCACTCCGCGCGCTCGGCGCACGCCGTCGTCGTGATCGAGGACGGGGGATGA
- a CDS encoding amidohydrolase, translated as MAAKLIAEAERLAGKLSQIRRQIHMYPELGYEERRTSALVAETLQGLGLEVKTGVAKTGVVGFLRGARAGKTVAMRADMDALPIAEQNDVPYRSRVDGVMHACGHDGNTTIVLGAAMLLVPRRGELAGSVKFIFQPSEEAPPGGAQPMIDAGVMKNPKVDAVLGVHVDPSIDAGRIGVRDGPMMAAADDFRFAVLGEASHGAKPHLGVDAIALSGQVIQALQTIPSRRINPVHPVVLTLGTIKGGYRRNVIADRVDVEGTARTLNAKDRAEVEKLIGTTLAHVTKSGGGGYEYEYERGYPVLISDPGVTELVREATRDVLGRRGVVEIDEPSMGGEDFAYFLNAAPGMMMRLGVRNKEKGFTHPWHHPRFDLDERGLWAGAAVMARAAVMLLERA; from the coding sequence ATGGCAGCGAAGCTCATCGCGGAGGCCGAGCGGCTCGCGGGGAAGCTCTCGCAGATCCGAAGACAGATCCACATGTACCCGGAGCTCGGGTACGAGGAGCGCAGAACCTCGGCGCTCGTCGCCGAGACGCTCCAGGGCCTCGGGCTCGAGGTCAAGACCGGGGTGGCGAAGACCGGGGTCGTCGGCTTCCTCAGGGGCGCGCGCGCGGGGAAGACCGTGGCGATGCGCGCCGACATGGACGCGCTTCCCATCGCCGAGCAGAACGACGTGCCCTACCGCTCCCGCGTGGACGGCGTGATGCACGCGTGCGGCCACGACGGCAACACGACGATCGTGCTCGGCGCGGCCATGCTCCTCGTGCCGCGCAGGGGCGAACTGGCCGGCAGCGTGAAGTTCATCTTCCAGCCGTCCGAGGAGGCGCCGCCGGGCGGGGCGCAGCCCATGATCGACGCCGGCGTCATGAAGAACCCGAAGGTGGACGCCGTCCTCGGCGTTCACGTTGACCCGTCCATCGACGCGGGCAGGATCGGCGTCCGCGATGGCCCGATGATGGCCGCCGCCGACGACTTCCGGTTCGCCGTGCTCGGCGAAGCGTCCCACGGAGCCAAGCCGCACCTCGGCGTGGACGCCATCGCGCTCTCGGGGCAGGTGATCCAGGCGCTTCAGACCATTCCGAGCAGGCGCATCAACCCGGTGCATCCCGTCGTGCTGACGCTCGGGACCATCAAGGGCGGGTACCGCAGGAACGTCATCGCGGACCGCGTCGACGTCGAGGGCACGGCGCGAACGCTGAACGCGAAGGACCGCGCCGAGGTCGAGAAGCTCATCGGAACGACGCTCGCGCACGTGACGAAGTCGGGCGGCGGCGGATACGAGTACGAGTACGAGCGCGGATACCCCGTGCTCATCTCGGATCCCGGCGTCACCGAGCTCGTCCGCGAGGCGACGCGCGACGTGCTGGGCCGCCGCGGGGTCGTCGAGATCGACGAGCCGTCCATGGGCGGCGAGGATTTCGCGTACTTCCTGAACGCGGCCCCCGGGATGATGATGCGCCTCGGCGTGAGGAACAAGGAGAAGGGGTTCACGCACCCGTGGCACCACCCGCGCTTCGACCTCGACGAGCGGGGACTCTGGGCGGGCGCCGCCGTGATGGCGCGCGCGGCCGTGATGCTCCTGGAGAGAGCGTAG
- a CDS encoding TlpA family protein disulfide reductase, producing MPRLVELESRFRDRGLTVVSIDPGPKVKAAEEFLRKENVVHPVLTDPDGSVFVRYRIHAIPVTLVIDTEGRIVFRHVGFAPGDEERLAREIESLLPGKDHEA from the coding sequence TTGCCGCGCCTCGTCGAGCTGGAGAGCCGCTTCAGGGACCGCGGACTCACGGTCGTCTCCATCGACCCCGGGCCGAAGGTGAAGGCCGCCGAGGAGTTCCTCAGGAAGGAGAACGTCGTCCACCCAGTGCTCACCGACCCCGACGGCAGCGTGTTCGTGCGCTACCGTATCCACGCCATCCCGGTCACGCTCGTCATCGACACCGAGGGGCGCATCGTCTTCAGGCACGTCGGCTTCGCGCCGGGCGACGAGGAGCGGCTCGCCCGCGAGATCGAGTCGCTTCTCCCGGGGAAGGACCATGAGGCGTAG
- a CDS encoding NAD(P)H-hydrate dehydratase, whose translation MKLATSETMRAIDAHCIDVVGIPGLKLMESAGAGTVRFIEQRLGPPAGKAITVVCGKGNNGGDGFVIARELRARGAVVETYVAGHRDDVLGDARASLERLGSGVVVELADGRAVGSLAAATMRSDLVVDAVFGTGFSGAPLGLSGTVIGQMNACGRPVLAVDVPSGLNATTGEAAGECVRASWTCTMGLPKRGFYLSPGRELVGEVHVVDIGIPAKAVEAAGVRDNVLTARDAAALLPARPHDANKRTFGTVVVVAGSVGYTGAAALTALSALRAGAGLVVLGAPGSLNDALEAKLTEVITRPLPETAGRALSRDALPAVRALLETADALAIGPGLSRDPETQSLVQSVIEEVRVPCVVDADGINALSIERVKGRSGGAPIVLTPHPGEMARLTGRSAADVQAHRDEIARDVAARSGATVVLKGAGTVTVDPGGELYLNPTGGSGLATAGTGDVLTGVLAALLGQRVPRTTAAALGAFVHGRAGDIAAAGKGSVGMIAGDVVDALPSAFMELERAR comes from the coding sequence ATGAAGCTCGCGACCTCAGAGACGATGCGGGCGATCGACGCTCACTGCATCGACGTCGTCGGCATCCCGGGGCTCAAGCTCATGGAGTCCGCCGGCGCCGGCACGGTGCGGTTCATCGAGCAGCGGCTCGGGCCGCCGGCCGGCAAGGCGATCACCGTCGTCTGCGGGAAGGGGAACAACGGCGGCGACGGGTTCGTCATCGCGCGCGAGCTGCGCGCGCGCGGCGCCGTCGTCGAGACCTACGTCGCGGGGCACAGGGACGACGTGCTCGGGGACGCGCGGGCGAGCCTCGAACGGCTGGGCTCCGGCGTCGTCGTCGAGCTGGCCGACGGCCGCGCGGTCGGGAGCCTCGCCGCCGCGACCATGAGAAGCGACCTCGTCGTCGACGCGGTCTTCGGCACGGGGTTCAGCGGCGCGCCGCTGGGATTGTCGGGCACCGTCATCGGGCAGATGAACGCGTGCGGCCGTCCGGTGCTGGCCGTGGACGTGCCGTCCGGGCTCAACGCCACGACCGGTGAGGCGGCCGGCGAGTGCGTGCGGGCGAGCTGGACCTGCACGATGGGACTTCCGAAGAGGGGGTTCTACCTCTCGCCCGGCAGGGAGCTCGTCGGCGAGGTGCACGTCGTGGACATCGGCATCCCGGCGAAGGCCGTGGAGGCCGCGGGCGTGCGCGACAACGTGCTCACGGCGCGCGACGCGGCGGCGCTGCTTCCCGCGAGGCCGCACGACGCCAACAAGCGCACCTTCGGCACGGTCGTCGTCGTCGCCGGCTCCGTGGGGTACACGGGCGCGGCGGCGCTCACGGCGCTGTCGGCGCTGCGGGCCGGCGCCGGGCTCGTCGTGCTCGGCGCGCCCGGAAGTCTCAACGACGCCCTCGAGGCCAAGCTCACCGAGGTCATCACGCGGCCGCTCCCGGAGACCGCCGGCCGCGCGCTGTCGAGGGACGCGCTCCCGGCGGTGCGCGCGCTCCTCGAGACCGCGGACGCGCTCGCGATCGGACCGGGGCTCTCACGCGACCCCGAGACGCAGTCGCTCGTCCAGTCCGTGATCGAGGAGGTCCGCGTGCCGTGCGTGGTGGACGCGGACGGGATCAACGCGCTCTCGATCGAGCGCGTGAAGGGGCGCTCCGGCGGAGCGCCCATCGTGCTCACCCCCCACCCGGGCGAGATGGCGCGCCTCACCGGTCGCTCCGCGGCCGACGTCCAGGCGCACCGCGACGAGATCGCGCGCGACGTCGCGGCGCGCAGCGGAGCGACGGTCGTGCTCAAGGGCGCCGGCACCGTCACGGTCGATCCCGGCGGCGAGCTCTATCTCAACCCGACCGGCGGAAGCGGCCTCGCGACGGCCGGCACCGGAGACGTCCTGACGGGCGTCCTCGCGGCGCTGCTCGGGCAGAGGGTGCCGCGAACGACGGCGGCCGCGCTGGGGGCGTTCGTCCACGGCCGTGCCGGCGACATCGCGGCGGCCGGGAAGGGCAGCGTGGGGATGATCGCCGGGGACGTCGTGGACGCGCTGCCGAGCGCGTTCATGGAGCTGGAGCGGGCGCGGTAG
- a CDS encoding HAD-IA family hydrolase: protein MTLRAVIFDLDNTLTDFMRMKTVSIEAAVEEMIDAGLRMTRDEAKRRLFELYDREGIEDQRVFDKFLKEELGEIDPKIHTAAILGYRRGREYTLVLYPHVRRTLIELVRRGLKLVILSDAPRYQAWSRLCYLQLQHFFDHVITFEDTHVRKPDPTPFMKAIALLGMRPDEVVMVGDWPERDMAGAANVGIKTVYAKYGDTSGAAVSGADYEIDDISELPRIVDALMAKR from the coding sequence ATGACGCTTCGGGCGGTCATCTTCGACCTCGACAACACGCTCACCGACTTCATGCGGATGAAGACGGTCTCCATCGAAGCCGCCGTCGAGGAGATGATCGACGCCGGCCTCCGGATGACGCGCGACGAGGCGAAGCGCAGGCTCTTCGAGCTCTACGATCGCGAGGGGATCGAGGACCAGCGCGTCTTCGATAAGTTCCTCAAGGAGGAGCTCGGGGAGATCGATCCCAAGATCCACACGGCCGCCATCCTCGGCTACCGCCGCGGCCGCGAGTACACCCTCGTGCTGTATCCCCACGTCAGGCGCACCCTCATCGAGCTCGTGCGCCGCGGCCTTAAGCTGGTCATTCTCTCCGACGCGCCCCGGTACCAGGCGTGGTCGCGGCTCTGCTATCTCCAGCTCCAGCACTTCTTCGACCACGTCATCACGTTCGAGGACACGCACGTGAGGAAGCCCGATCCGACGCCGTTCATGAAGGCGATCGCGCTTCTCGGCATGCGGCCCGACGAGGTCGTCATGGTCGGGGACTGGCCCGAGCGCGACATGGCGGGCGCGGCCAACGTCGGCATCAAGACCGTGTACGCGAAGTACGGCGACACCTCCGGCGCGGCCGTGTCCGGAGCGGACTACGAGATCGACGACATCTCCGAGCTCCCGCGGATCGTCGACGCGCTCATGGCGAAGCGATAG
- the thiL gene encoding thiamine-phosphate kinase, which yields MEIGERGLIERLRRVIGAPGRGTVVGIGDDAAVLEPAGELELFTCDAFVEGVHFRRDFASLADIGAKCMTANVSDIAAMGGFPTKATVALCVPPGMGAEDVEELYAGMLAVCRRCGAEIVGGDVVSSREGLVVSVALLGTVGRERVVTRARAAVGDSLLVTGRLGGAEAGLRAFLCGLPDDGPVVETKRRHLAPTARIAEAQAFIDVATPHAMIDVSDGLSSELWHLAEESAVGVAVSEARIPLAAAATEVARRLGCEPLELALGSGEEFELLVAIPAPETERTIEHVSAVTGTEVTRIGEVVPAARGCTLVRADGREEPLARLGYEHLVTTGDVGGKR from the coding sequence GTGGAGATCGGGGAGCGGGGGCTCATCGAGCGCCTGCGCCGGGTGATCGGCGCGCCGGGGCGCGGGACGGTGGTCGGCATCGGCGACGACGCCGCCGTGCTCGAGCCCGCCGGCGAGCTTGAGCTCTTCACCTGCGACGCCTTCGTCGAGGGCGTGCACTTCCGTCGCGATTTCGCGTCGCTCGCCGACATCGGCGCGAAGTGCATGACCGCCAACGTGAGCGACATCGCGGCGATGGGCGGGTTCCCGACGAAGGCGACCGTCGCCCTGTGCGTCCCGCCCGGCATGGGCGCGGAGGACGTCGAGGAGCTCTACGCGGGCATGCTCGCGGTCTGCCGCCGCTGCGGCGCGGAGATCGTCGGCGGCGACGTCGTCTCGTCGCGCGAGGGCCTCGTGGTCTCCGTCGCGCTCCTGGGCACCGTGGGCCGCGAGCGCGTCGTGACGCGGGCGCGGGCGGCGGTCGGGGACTCGCTGCTCGTGACGGGGCGGCTCGGCGGCGCGGAGGCGGGGCTCCGGGCGTTCCTCTGCGGCCTTCCGGACGACGGGCCGGTCGTCGAGACGAAGCGGCGGCACCTGGCTCCCACGGCGCGGATCGCCGAGGCGCAGGCGTTCATTGACGTCGCGACGCCGCACGCTATGATAGACGTGAGCGACGGGCTCTCGTCGGAGCTGTGGCACCTCGCCGAAGAGAGCGCGGTCGGCGTCGCTGTCTCGGAGGCGCGGATCCCGCTGGCCGCGGCCGCGACGGAGGTCGCGCGGCGTCTCGGGTGCGAGCCGCTCGAGCTCGCGCTCGGGAGCGGCGAGGAGTTCGAGCTCCTGGTCGCGATCCCGGCGCCCGAGACCGAGAGGACCATCGAGCACGTGAGTGCGGTGACCGGGACCGAGGTCACGCGCATCGGCGAGGTCGTGCCGGCCGCCAGGGGATGCACGCTGGTCCGGGCGGACGGGCGGGAGGAGCCCCTGGCGAGGCTCGGGTACGAGCACCTGGTGACGACCGGGGACGTGGGAGGGAAGCGATGA